A window of the Schlesneria paludicola DSM 18645 genome harbors these coding sequences:
- a CDS encoding transposase family protein has product MSVPWAEKGSRLTILFERSAIEVLLATQNVKGTSGILRTKWDQTRSIVARAVTRRRTEVDPVFRTTVLDR; this is encoded by the coding sequence GTGAGTGTGCCCTGGGCCGAGAAAGGCAGTCGCCTCACAATCCTGTTTGAGCGTTCTGCCATTGAGGTACTGTTGGCAACTCAGAACGTGAAAGGAACCAGTGGCATCCTGCGAACGAAATGGGACCAGACACGGTCCATCGTGGCGCGCGCCGTGACTCGCAGACGGACTGAAGTGGACCCCGTTTTTCGGACCACCGTCTTAGATAGAA
- a CDS encoding amidohydrolase family protein, which yields MTQMAPESSPIRSIDCQSHLYCPEILDRLECRSDDPLVYRRDGDRYVKMGGWHRKVFPHHMDVAVKLANMDANGIAMTALSINDPGPEWFGSDGVAVARVMNDFIADIVRQHPHRFLGLCVLPLQDVTASLIELDRAVGELAMKGILLYTNLAGRFPDEPAFWPIFAKAEELDIPILLHPAKPVTTELVKDYEMTSSLGNMFEDTIALTRIIMSGLLDRHPRLKLVCPHLGGTLPYMIGRIDHQTQVLKRGPKYLTRKPSEYLKQVWFDIVSPAPLAMKYCLEMLGPDKLLFASDHPWVEPDVIRDALSSLQLPHEIEAKILSGNARRLFGLE from the coding sequence ATGACGCAGATGGCACCAGAATCATCCCCTATTCGCAGTATCGACTGCCAAAGTCATTTGTATTGTCCCGAGATTCTTGATCGGCTCGAATGTCGATCGGATGATCCGCTGGTGTACCGGCGCGACGGTGATCGCTATGTGAAAATGGGGGGATGGCATCGCAAAGTTTTTCCGCATCACATGGATGTGGCCGTGAAACTGGCGAACATGGATGCGAACGGAATCGCGATGACGGCGCTGTCGATTAATGATCCGGGGCCCGAATGGTTTGGCAGCGATGGAGTCGCAGTCGCGCGGGTGATGAACGATTTCATTGCTGACATCGTCCGTCAGCATCCCCATCGATTTCTGGGGCTGTGCGTTTTGCCGTTACAGGATGTCACCGCGTCGCTGATTGAACTTGATCGAGCGGTAGGCGAACTGGCGATGAAGGGAATTCTGCTTTACACGAATCTCGCCGGGCGTTTTCCGGACGAACCCGCGTTCTGGCCGATCTTTGCAAAGGCGGAAGAGCTGGATATTCCGATCTTGCTGCATCCCGCGAAACCGGTCACGACCGAGTTGGTGAAAGACTATGAGATGACAAGTTCATTGGGAAACATGTTCGAAGATACGATCGCGTTGACACGAATCATCATGTCGGGACTGCTTGATCGCCATCCCCGCCTGAAGCTCGTTTGCCCGCATCTTGGAGGGACGTTGCCGTATATGATCGGTCGGATCGATCATCAGACTCAGGTTTTGAAACGCGGCCCAAAATATTTGACACGCAAACCCAGCGAATACCTGAAGCAGGTCTGGTTCGACATTGTTTCACCCGCTCCGCTGGCGATGAAGTACTGTCTGGAGATGCTCGGGCCCGATAAGTTGCTATTTGCCAGCGACCATCCCTGGGTTGAGCCGGATGTGATTCGCGACGCGTTGTCTAGTTTGCAGCTTCCTCACGAAATCGAAGCCAAAATTTTGTCCGGAAATGCTCGACGGTTGTTTGGTCTTGAGTGA
- a CDS encoding PcfJ domain-containing protein yields the protein IPQFLYQVWNQAEPDAKWLCWFILIAQGEDLRAAASVMKWNLSRRMISFLYEVPSDLTPMQACLFAEVRRLGGTERDARRLIAHPSFQLDPTDEPIGRTELRFWYDVTRWMIKHGELITDDQSQLILAWTVHEWAEAERLGRRFGMKGRALRQSLERAHEYRQANLREWSQYQWEPQGWDWEFDDTVMGQWSFIELTSGTQLFEEGEAMHHCVACYAPDCAEGTSVIVSIRSADQRRLTVEINPRTRHLIQARGACNRNPTSKERAVIQCWMANVVRDFNPSHRCPPQADGTGNL from the coding sequence ATACCCCAATTTCTTTACCAAGTTTGGAATCAGGCCGAACCTGACGCAAAATGGCTCTGTTGGTTCATCCTCATCGCGCAGGGCGAGGATCTGAGAGCGGCGGCCTCGGTCATGAAGTGGAATCTGAGTCGCAGGATGATCTCGTTTCTGTACGAAGTGCCAAGCGATCTTACCCCAATGCAAGCGTGCCTCTTCGCGGAAGTTCGAAGGCTTGGCGGAACGGAGCGTGATGCTCGGCGATTGATCGCCCATCCAAGTTTTCAACTCGATCCAACGGACGAACCGATCGGTCGAACGGAGCTGAGATTCTGGTACGACGTAACTCGCTGGATGATTAAACATGGCGAACTCATCACGGACGACCAGTCACAATTGATACTTGCGTGGACTGTCCACGAATGGGCGGAGGCCGAACGACTTGGTCGCCGATTCGGAATGAAGGGACGTGCTCTCAGACAATCACTCGAACGCGCTCACGAATACCGACAAGCAAACCTACGCGAATGGAGCCAATACCAGTGGGAACCCCAGGGATGGGATTGGGAATTCGACGACACTGTGATGGGGCAATGGTCTTTCATCGAACTCACGTCAGGTACTCAACTTTTCGAAGAAGGTGAGGCCATGCATCACTGCGTCGCCTGCTATGCTCCAGATTGCGCCGAAGGCACCTCAGTCATTGTCTCAATTCGCAGTGCCGATCAGCGAAGGCTTACGGTCGAGATCAATCCTCGGACAAGACACCTGATTCAAGCCCGAGGGGCCTGCAACAGAAATCCGACTTCAAAAGAACGCGCTGTGATCCAATGCTGGATGGCCAATGTCGTTCGTGATTTCAATCCAAGCCATCGCTGTCCGCCCCAAGCCGACGGCACTGGAAATTTGTGA
- a CDS encoding universal stress protein — translation MKLYRKRQNSTNPYWDVRPAVGETGRAKRVLLEIDGSPYSKNIVTHISLRPWPVQSEIRLIMVIHPIEATALVAHAVLDELINIQHIEAVRTLNAASDVFKQNSLGLRSSMVVRTGFPKDVILDEAHRWNADLVIVGSRGMRRHVLNRSLDSQIEVCDLKRSGWLFGSIREFCGFDII, via the coding sequence ATGAAATTGTACCGGAAAAGACAAAACTCAACGAATCCATATTGGGATGTTCGTCCAGCTGTTGGAGAAACTGGGCGCGCAAAGAGAGTCCTGTTGGAAATCGACGGTTCGCCCTACAGCAAGAACATTGTCACACACATCAGCCTTCGTCCATGGCCTGTCCAGAGCGAGATTCGCCTGATCATGGTGATCCATCCGATCGAGGCAACTGCGTTGGTGGCTCATGCTGTTTTGGATGAGCTAATCAATATTCAGCACATCGAGGCGGTTCGGACGCTAAATGCGGCCTCAGATGTGTTCAAACAGAATTCCCTTGGACTTCGTTCCAGTATGGTTGTGCGAACGGGATTTCCAAAGGATGTGATCTTGGATGAGGCACATCGCTGGAACGCTGATTTAGTAATTGTTGGATCGCGAGGTATGCGTCGACACGTCTTAAACCGATCGCTTGATTCGCAGATTGAAGTGTGCGATTTGAAGCGTTCAGGGTGGCTTTTCGGGTCCATCCGGGAATTCTGTGGGTTTGATATAATCTGA